The following coding sequences lie in one Arachis ipaensis cultivar K30076 chromosome B05, Araip1.1, whole genome shotgun sequence genomic window:
- the LOC107640374 gene encoding uncharacterized protein LOC107640374 gives MSTLSLRGILENNKLAGANYDDWYRNLRIALMHERLIDIIDKPAVTAPVPKEDGSIDNDATKPYEKYLENCLTAKCIILASMGSDLQRQHQDMDPPTIVEHLKKMYGAQSKTARYQLSKTLFRSTLDVDSPVGPHVLKMIDLIEQLEKLGCKLGKELSQDLILQSLPETFSQFIVSFNMIKVSCDFHKMLNMLIDYENQIASEKRKELLW, from the coding sequence ATGTCTACTCTATCACTGCGTGGCATACTTGAAAATAACAAATTGGCTGGAGCCAATTATGATGATTGGTATCGCAATTTGAGAATTGCTCTCATGCATGAAAGGCTAATTGATATAATCGATAAGCCTGCTGTAACGGCCCCAGTTCCTAAAGAGGATGGAAGTATTGATAATGATGCAACCAAGCCTTATGAGAAGTACTTGGAAAATTGTCTTACTGCCAAATGCATCATTCTGGCATCCATGGGTTCTGATCTTCAAAGGCAACATCAGGATATGGATCCACCAACTATTGTTGAACATCTTAAGAAGATGTATGGTGCACAAAGTAAGACGGCCCGATATCAATTGTCCAAAACTTTGTTTAGATCCACACTTGATGTGGACTCTCCTGTTGGACCACATGTTCTTAAGATGATTGATCTTATTGAACAACTTGAGAAGTTGGGATGCAAATTGGGCAAAGAACTTTCACAAGATTTGATCTTGCAATCTCTTCCAGAAACCTTTTCACAATTTATTGTTAGCTTTAATATGATTAAAGTAAGCTGTGATTTTCATAAAATGCTCAACATGCTAATTGATTATGAGAATCAAATTGCATCTGAAAAAAGAAAGGAGTTGCTATGGTAG